Proteins from one Oncorhynchus gorbuscha isolate QuinsamMale2020 ecotype Even-year linkage group LG18, OgorEven_v1.0, whole genome shotgun sequence genomic window:
- the LOC124002584 gene encoding phosphatidate phosphatase LPIN3-like isoform X2, with protein MAVAHSQTMNYVGQLAESVFVTVKELYRGLNPATLTGGIDVIVVRQPDGSLQCSPFHVRFGKLGVLRSKEKVVDIEINGEPVYLQMKLGDNGEAFFVEENEDFESRVPAHLCTSPILIELPEGAEETFEGPPTSGSTRRKKRRRKRIRSDSHLRDDGSSSSDEREREREQTEQESPSKEELSTSMLASKSVYFSLSEQPYEEFGAVQTRDVHPHSEGEWSPSESSVFYSRPSSPKSDSELLVKPQESSGPQMQWNWGGFPKMCLAERGTVEVQRVSPGIHCSDSSHFRTIQWQDSFDMGQEPDFSCGRANSSVTVVVRPKPRTGPPVPPTETSPIDLERTSKRSSSPYHPTAEPLTLASLAMASMDSSQAPGHTKKLPQVETLQAGEEGAKESASNLELKEARSSLANIVSIANGGNTDSVASEGSIGDVECVANTVSLIEKDCIDTPIPPQKGSKACTDRLASNRIDTLANTASLPDTASLANAAGTNIVTESLDRIEHPDQDSALPETNGQGFAEGVIVSECNSGIKPCTEGGEEMEIKSVMTDRAPEGSLTNQAAESIGVTDMEATEALGEEHSGSAVTTGKAEHRDKKKGKRSQHLGPSDIYLDDLSNLDPEVAALYFPPKGETEGSSRQGAEQGSGSGNQSPQSVGSGAMDSGTEYLSDSTSDHMDVSMSLCGRTGHTSQINKDKFMEQVVNYQDLVSNPGLIEDPNLVICINSKYYNWAVAAPMVLSMQVFQKNLPKSAIDQLVKDKMPKKSGRWWFSWRRKDMDTNPNQPGENSKQDQEKAQAETEEASTSVSGHSTTILATLDDLTSDEEAGLGRDGSLSSETSETMTTAQCFSQMYRKSLRLTSDQIERLNLREGANKVVFSVTTQYQGTCRCEAAIYLWNWDDRVVISDIDGTITKSDALGHILPQLGKDWTHQGIARLYHKIHQNGYKFLYCSARAIGMADITKGYLQWVNDKGTVLPKGPVLLAPSSFFSALHREVVEKKPEVFKVACLTDIRDLFNPQRQPFYAAFGNRTNDAYAYKKVGVPDTRIFTVNPKGELIQEKTKGNKSSYTHLGELVEHFFPEISKDGTSSSFHCPEYSHFSYWREPLPPLDMSSLD; from the exons ATGGCAGTAGCCCAT tCCCAGACCATGAACTACGTGGGGCAGCTGGCAGAGTCGGTGTTTGTGACGGTGAAGGAGCTGTACCGGGGCCTGAACCCAGCCACGCTCACGGGGGGCATCGATGTCATCGTGGTGCGCCAGCCCGACGGCAGCCTCCAGTGCTCCCCATTCCACGTGCGCTTCGGCAAGCTGGGGGTGCTGCGCTCCAAAGAAAAAGTG GTGGACATTGAGATCAACGGGGAGCCAGTTTACCTGCAAATGAAGCTGGGGGACAACGGAGAAGCTTTCTTCGTGGAGGAAAATGAGGATTTTGAG TCCAGAGTGCCAGCCCACCTCTGTACGTCACCCATCCTCATCGAGCTCCCGGAGGGGGCCGAGGAGACCTTTGAAGGCCCCCCCACTTCCGGTAGCACACGCAGGAAGAAGCGGCGGCGCAAACGCATACGCTCCGACTCCCACCTAAGAGATGATGGCAGCTCCTCGTccgatgagagggagagagagcgggagcagactGAACAGGAGAGCCCTtccaaagaagagctctccacaTCCATGCTCGCCAG TAAGTCGGTGTACTTCTCGCTGTCTGAGCAACCGTATGAAGAGTTTGGGGCCGTGCAGACCAGGGACGTACACCCTCACTCAGAGGGAGAGTGGTCCCCCTCAGAGAGCAG tgtGTTCTACAGTCGTCCTTCCTCCCCCAAGAGTGACTCCGAGCTGCTGGTGAAGCCTCAGGAGTCCTCAGGGCCTCAGATGCAGTGGAACTGGGGTGGCTTTCCAAAG ATGTGTTTGGCGGAGAGGGGGACGGTGGAAGTGCAGCGCGTCTCCCCTGGTATCCACTGCTCGGACAGCTCCCACTTCCGCACCATCCAGTGGCAGGACTCCTTCGACATGGGCCAGGAGCCCGATTTCAGCTGTGGCCGAGCGAACAGTAGCGTAACTGTGGTGGTCAGGCCCAAGCCCAGGACAGGACCACCGGTCCCACCCACAGAGACTTCCCCCATAGACCTGGAGAGAACCTCTAAGAGAAGCTCCAGCCCATATCACCCCACCGCAGAGCCACTGACTTTAGCATCATTAGCGATGGCTAGCATGGACTCTTCCCAGGCTCCAGGGCATACAAAAAAGCTGCCCCAAGTAGAGACCCTGcaggcaggggaggagggagccAAGGAGTCTGCATCCAACCTGGAGCTGAAAGAGGCAAGATCCTCCCTGGCTAACATAGTTAGCATTGCTAATGGAGGAAATACTGATAGCGTAGCTAGTGAAGGAAGCATAGGTGATGTTGAATGTGTAGCTAACACAGTTAGCCTAATTGAAAAAGACTGCATAGACACACCTATCCCACCCCAAAAGGGTAGCAAAGCTTGCACAGACAGACTAGCTAGCAACAGGATAGATACTTTAGCAAACACTGCTAGCTTACCTGACACTGCTAGCTTAGCCAATGCAGCAGGTACCAACATTGTCACAGAGTCTCTCGATAGGATAGAACACCCAGACCAGGACAGTGCCTTACCAGAAACCAATGGACAGGGGTTTGCAGAAGGAGTTATCGTGAGTGAGTGCAACAGCGGGATCAAGCCCTGCaccgagggaggggaggagatggagatcaAATCTGTTATGACGGACAGAGCCCCAGAGGGCTCCCTGACCAATCAGGCTGCGGAGAGTATTGGAGTGACAGACATGGAAGCCACTGAGGCTCTGGGGGAGGAGCATTCTGGCTCAGCAGTCACAACGGGCAAAGCAGAGCACAGAGACAAGAAGAAAG GTAAACGCAGTCAGCACCTAGGACCCTCCGACATCTACCTGGACGACCTGTCTAACCTTGACCCAGAGGTGGCAGCTCTCTACTTCCCGCCTAAAGG TGAGACAGAAGGGAGCTCGCGGCAGGGTGCTGAGCAAGGGTCTGGGTCTGGTAACCAGTCTCCCCAGTCGGTGGGCAGCGGGGCCATGGACAGCGGAACAGAGTACCTGTCGGACTCCACCTCCGACCACATGGATGTCAGCATGTCCCTCTGCGGCCGCACCGGCCACACCAGCCAAATcaacaaag ATAAGTTTATGGAACAAGTTGTGAACTACCAAGATTTGGTGAGCAACCCTGGACTTATCGAAGATCCAAATCTGGTTATCTGCATCAACTCAAA GTACTATAACTGGGCAGTAGCTGCCCCTATGGTCCTGTCAATGCAAGTCTTTCAAAAGAATCTACCAAAG AGTGCCATTGACCAGCTGGTGAAGGATAAGATGCCCAAAAAGTCTGGCCGCTGGTGGTTCTCCTGGAGGAGGAAGGACATGGACACTAACCCAAACCAG CCTGGAGAGAATTCCAAGCAGGATCAAGAGAAGGCACAAGCAGAGACTGAAGAAGCCTCAACCTCTGTTTCCGGTCACTCAACAACGATACT GGCCACTCTCGATGACCTGACAAGCGACGAGGAGGCGGGCCTGGGCCGAGATGGCAGCCTATCATCAGAGACCTCCGAGACCATGACCACCGCCCAGTGTTTCAGCCAGATGTACCGGAAGTCCCTACGCCTCACTTCCGATCAGATA GAGCGGTTGAACCTGCGGGAAGGGGCCAACAAGGTGGTGTTCAGCGTGACCACTCAGTACCAGGGCACCTGTCGCTGCGAGGCCGCCATCTACCTGTGGAACTGGGACGACCGCGTCGTCATCTCAGACATCGACGGAACCATCACCAA GTCTGATGCTCTTGGGCATATCCTACCTCAGCTGGGGAAAGACTGGACGCACCAGGGCATCGCCCGACTGTACCACAAAATCCACCA gaACGGCTACAAGTTCCTGTACTGTTCAGCGCGGGCCATCGGCATGGCCGATATCACCAAGGGCTACCTGCAGTGGGTGAACGACAAAGGCACCGTCCTCCCCAAGGGCCCTGTTCTGCTGGCCCCCAGCAGTTTCTTCTCTGCCCTGCacagagaggtggtggagaaaaAGCCTGAGGTGTTTAAGGTTGCCTGCCTTACCGACATCCGAGATCTGTTCAACCCCCAGAGGCAGCCCTTCTACGCAGCCTTCGGTAACAGGACCAAT GATGCCTATGCCTATAAGAAGGTGGGTGTCCCTGACACCAGGATCTTCACTGTGAACCCCAAAGGAGAGCTCATTCAAGAGAAGACCAAAGGGAACAAGTCATC gtacacacacctcggCGAGCTGGTGGAGCACTTCTTCCCTGAGATCTCCAAGGATGGGACTTCATCCTCCTTCCACTGCCCTGAGTACAGCCACTTTTCCTACTGGAGAGAGCCCCTACCACCACTGGACATGTCCTCActggactag
- the LOC124002584 gene encoding phosphatidate phosphatase LPIN3-like isoform X1: MAEGGSREQGLVGKVQLHFSLLSQTMNYVGQLAESVFVTVKELYRGLNPATLTGGIDVIVVRQPDGSLQCSPFHVRFGKLGVLRSKEKVVDIEINGEPVYLQMKLGDNGEAFFVEENEDFESRVPAHLCTSPILIELPEGAEETFEGPPTSGSTRRKKRRRKRIRSDSHLRDDGSSSSDEREREREQTEQESPSKEELSTSMLASKSVYFSLSEQPYEEFGAVQTRDVHPHSEGEWSPSESSVFYSRPSSPKSDSELLVKPQESSGPQMQWNWGGFPKMCLAERGTVEVQRVSPGIHCSDSSHFRTIQWQDSFDMGQEPDFSCGRANSSVTVVVRPKPRTGPPVPPTETSPIDLERTSKRSSSPYHPTAEPLTLASLAMASMDSSQAPGHTKKLPQVETLQAGEEGAKESASNLELKEARSSLANIVSIANGGNTDSVASEGSIGDVECVANTVSLIEKDCIDTPIPPQKGSKACTDRLASNRIDTLANTASLPDTASLANAAGTNIVTESLDRIEHPDQDSALPETNGQGFAEGVIVSECNSGIKPCTEGGEEMEIKSVMTDRAPEGSLTNQAAESIGVTDMEATEALGEEHSGSAVTTGKAEHRDKKKGKRSQHLGPSDIYLDDLSNLDPEVAALYFPPKGETEGSSRQGAEQGSGSGNQSPQSVGSGAMDSGTEYLSDSTSDHMDVSMSLCGRTGHTSQINKDKFMEQVVNYQDLVSNPGLIEDPNLVICINSKYYNWAVAAPMVLSMQVFQKNLPKSAIDQLVKDKMPKKSGRWWFSWRRKDMDTNPNQPGENSKQDQEKAQAETEEASTSVSGHSTTILATLDDLTSDEEAGLGRDGSLSSETSETMTTAQCFSQMYRKSLRLTSDQIERLNLREGANKVVFSVTTQYQGTCRCEAAIYLWNWDDRVVISDIDGTITKSDALGHILPQLGKDWTHQGIARLYHKIHQNGYKFLYCSARAIGMADITKGYLQWVNDKGTVLPKGPVLLAPSSFFSALHREVVEKKPEVFKVACLTDIRDLFNPQRQPFYAAFGNRTNDAYAYKKVGVPDTRIFTVNPKGELIQEKTKGNKSSYTHLGELVEHFFPEISKDGTSSSFHCPEYSHFSYWREPLPPLDMSSLD, from the exons tCCCAGACCATGAACTACGTGGGGCAGCTGGCAGAGTCGGTGTTTGTGACGGTGAAGGAGCTGTACCGGGGCCTGAACCCAGCCACGCTCACGGGGGGCATCGATGTCATCGTGGTGCGCCAGCCCGACGGCAGCCTCCAGTGCTCCCCATTCCACGTGCGCTTCGGCAAGCTGGGGGTGCTGCGCTCCAAAGAAAAAGTG GTGGACATTGAGATCAACGGGGAGCCAGTTTACCTGCAAATGAAGCTGGGGGACAACGGAGAAGCTTTCTTCGTGGAGGAAAATGAGGATTTTGAG TCCAGAGTGCCAGCCCACCTCTGTACGTCACCCATCCTCATCGAGCTCCCGGAGGGGGCCGAGGAGACCTTTGAAGGCCCCCCCACTTCCGGTAGCACACGCAGGAAGAAGCGGCGGCGCAAACGCATACGCTCCGACTCCCACCTAAGAGATGATGGCAGCTCCTCGTccgatgagagggagagagagcgggagcagactGAACAGGAGAGCCCTtccaaagaagagctctccacaTCCATGCTCGCCAG TAAGTCGGTGTACTTCTCGCTGTCTGAGCAACCGTATGAAGAGTTTGGGGCCGTGCAGACCAGGGACGTACACCCTCACTCAGAGGGAGAGTGGTCCCCCTCAGAGAGCAG tgtGTTCTACAGTCGTCCTTCCTCCCCCAAGAGTGACTCCGAGCTGCTGGTGAAGCCTCAGGAGTCCTCAGGGCCTCAGATGCAGTGGAACTGGGGTGGCTTTCCAAAG ATGTGTTTGGCGGAGAGGGGGACGGTGGAAGTGCAGCGCGTCTCCCCTGGTATCCACTGCTCGGACAGCTCCCACTTCCGCACCATCCAGTGGCAGGACTCCTTCGACATGGGCCAGGAGCCCGATTTCAGCTGTGGCCGAGCGAACAGTAGCGTAACTGTGGTGGTCAGGCCCAAGCCCAGGACAGGACCACCGGTCCCACCCACAGAGACTTCCCCCATAGACCTGGAGAGAACCTCTAAGAGAAGCTCCAGCCCATATCACCCCACCGCAGAGCCACTGACTTTAGCATCATTAGCGATGGCTAGCATGGACTCTTCCCAGGCTCCAGGGCATACAAAAAAGCTGCCCCAAGTAGAGACCCTGcaggcaggggaggagggagccAAGGAGTCTGCATCCAACCTGGAGCTGAAAGAGGCAAGATCCTCCCTGGCTAACATAGTTAGCATTGCTAATGGAGGAAATACTGATAGCGTAGCTAGTGAAGGAAGCATAGGTGATGTTGAATGTGTAGCTAACACAGTTAGCCTAATTGAAAAAGACTGCATAGACACACCTATCCCACCCCAAAAGGGTAGCAAAGCTTGCACAGACAGACTAGCTAGCAACAGGATAGATACTTTAGCAAACACTGCTAGCTTACCTGACACTGCTAGCTTAGCCAATGCAGCAGGTACCAACATTGTCACAGAGTCTCTCGATAGGATAGAACACCCAGACCAGGACAGTGCCTTACCAGAAACCAATGGACAGGGGTTTGCAGAAGGAGTTATCGTGAGTGAGTGCAACAGCGGGATCAAGCCCTGCaccgagggaggggaggagatggagatcaAATCTGTTATGACGGACAGAGCCCCAGAGGGCTCCCTGACCAATCAGGCTGCGGAGAGTATTGGAGTGACAGACATGGAAGCCACTGAGGCTCTGGGGGAGGAGCATTCTGGCTCAGCAGTCACAACGGGCAAAGCAGAGCACAGAGACAAGAAGAAAG GTAAACGCAGTCAGCACCTAGGACCCTCCGACATCTACCTGGACGACCTGTCTAACCTTGACCCAGAGGTGGCAGCTCTCTACTTCCCGCCTAAAGG TGAGACAGAAGGGAGCTCGCGGCAGGGTGCTGAGCAAGGGTCTGGGTCTGGTAACCAGTCTCCCCAGTCGGTGGGCAGCGGGGCCATGGACAGCGGAACAGAGTACCTGTCGGACTCCACCTCCGACCACATGGATGTCAGCATGTCCCTCTGCGGCCGCACCGGCCACACCAGCCAAATcaacaaag ATAAGTTTATGGAACAAGTTGTGAACTACCAAGATTTGGTGAGCAACCCTGGACTTATCGAAGATCCAAATCTGGTTATCTGCATCAACTCAAA GTACTATAACTGGGCAGTAGCTGCCCCTATGGTCCTGTCAATGCAAGTCTTTCAAAAGAATCTACCAAAG AGTGCCATTGACCAGCTGGTGAAGGATAAGATGCCCAAAAAGTCTGGCCGCTGGTGGTTCTCCTGGAGGAGGAAGGACATGGACACTAACCCAAACCAG CCTGGAGAGAATTCCAAGCAGGATCAAGAGAAGGCACAAGCAGAGACTGAAGAAGCCTCAACCTCTGTTTCCGGTCACTCAACAACGATACT GGCCACTCTCGATGACCTGACAAGCGACGAGGAGGCGGGCCTGGGCCGAGATGGCAGCCTATCATCAGAGACCTCCGAGACCATGACCACCGCCCAGTGTTTCAGCCAGATGTACCGGAAGTCCCTACGCCTCACTTCCGATCAGATA GAGCGGTTGAACCTGCGGGAAGGGGCCAACAAGGTGGTGTTCAGCGTGACCACTCAGTACCAGGGCACCTGTCGCTGCGAGGCCGCCATCTACCTGTGGAACTGGGACGACCGCGTCGTCATCTCAGACATCGACGGAACCATCACCAA GTCTGATGCTCTTGGGCATATCCTACCTCAGCTGGGGAAAGACTGGACGCACCAGGGCATCGCCCGACTGTACCACAAAATCCACCA gaACGGCTACAAGTTCCTGTACTGTTCAGCGCGGGCCATCGGCATGGCCGATATCACCAAGGGCTACCTGCAGTGGGTGAACGACAAAGGCACCGTCCTCCCCAAGGGCCCTGTTCTGCTGGCCCCCAGCAGTTTCTTCTCTGCCCTGCacagagaggtggtggagaaaaAGCCTGAGGTGTTTAAGGTTGCCTGCCTTACCGACATCCGAGATCTGTTCAACCCCCAGAGGCAGCCCTTCTACGCAGCCTTCGGTAACAGGACCAAT GATGCCTATGCCTATAAGAAGGTGGGTGTCCCTGACACCAGGATCTTCACTGTGAACCCCAAAGGAGAGCTCATTCAAGAGAAGACCAAAGGGAACAAGTCATC gtacacacacctcggCGAGCTGGTGGAGCACTTCTTCCCTGAGATCTCCAAGGATGGGACTTCATCCTCCTTCCACTGCCCTGAGTACAGCCACTTTTCCTACTGGAGAGAGCCCCTACCACCACTGGACATGTCCTCActggactag
- the LOC124002584 gene encoding phosphatidate phosphatase LPIN3-like isoform X3, protein MNYVGQLAESVFVTVKELYRGLNPATLTGGIDVIVVRQPDGSLQCSPFHVRFGKLGVLRSKEKVVDIEINGEPVYLQMKLGDNGEAFFVEENEDFESRVPAHLCTSPILIELPEGAEETFEGPPTSGSTRRKKRRRKRIRSDSHLRDDGSSSSDEREREREQTEQESPSKEELSTSMLASKSVYFSLSEQPYEEFGAVQTRDVHPHSEGEWSPSESSVFYSRPSSPKSDSELLVKPQESSGPQMQWNWGGFPKMCLAERGTVEVQRVSPGIHCSDSSHFRTIQWQDSFDMGQEPDFSCGRANSSVTVVVRPKPRTGPPVPPTETSPIDLERTSKRSSSPYHPTAEPLTLASLAMASMDSSQAPGHTKKLPQVETLQAGEEGAKESASNLELKEARSSLANIVSIANGGNTDSVASEGSIGDVECVANTVSLIEKDCIDTPIPPQKGSKACTDRLASNRIDTLANTASLPDTASLANAAGTNIVTESLDRIEHPDQDSALPETNGQGFAEGVIVSECNSGIKPCTEGGEEMEIKSVMTDRAPEGSLTNQAAESIGVTDMEATEALGEEHSGSAVTTGKAEHRDKKKGKRSQHLGPSDIYLDDLSNLDPEVAALYFPPKGETEGSSRQGAEQGSGSGNQSPQSVGSGAMDSGTEYLSDSTSDHMDVSMSLCGRTGHTSQINKDKFMEQVVNYQDLVSNPGLIEDPNLVICINSKYYNWAVAAPMVLSMQVFQKNLPKSAIDQLVKDKMPKKSGRWWFSWRRKDMDTNPNQPGENSKQDQEKAQAETEEASTSVSGHSTTILATLDDLTSDEEAGLGRDGSLSSETSETMTTAQCFSQMYRKSLRLTSDQIERLNLREGANKVVFSVTTQYQGTCRCEAAIYLWNWDDRVVISDIDGTITKSDALGHILPQLGKDWTHQGIARLYHKIHQNGYKFLYCSARAIGMADITKGYLQWVNDKGTVLPKGPVLLAPSSFFSALHREVVEKKPEVFKVACLTDIRDLFNPQRQPFYAAFGNRTNDAYAYKKVGVPDTRIFTVNPKGELIQEKTKGNKSSYTHLGELVEHFFPEISKDGTSSSFHCPEYSHFSYWREPLPPLDMSSLD, encoded by the exons ATGAACTACGTGGGGCAGCTGGCAGAGTCGGTGTTTGTGACGGTGAAGGAGCTGTACCGGGGCCTGAACCCAGCCACGCTCACGGGGGGCATCGATGTCATCGTGGTGCGCCAGCCCGACGGCAGCCTCCAGTGCTCCCCATTCCACGTGCGCTTCGGCAAGCTGGGGGTGCTGCGCTCCAAAGAAAAAGTG GTGGACATTGAGATCAACGGGGAGCCAGTTTACCTGCAAATGAAGCTGGGGGACAACGGAGAAGCTTTCTTCGTGGAGGAAAATGAGGATTTTGAG TCCAGAGTGCCAGCCCACCTCTGTACGTCACCCATCCTCATCGAGCTCCCGGAGGGGGCCGAGGAGACCTTTGAAGGCCCCCCCACTTCCGGTAGCACACGCAGGAAGAAGCGGCGGCGCAAACGCATACGCTCCGACTCCCACCTAAGAGATGATGGCAGCTCCTCGTccgatgagagggagagagagcgggagcagactGAACAGGAGAGCCCTtccaaagaagagctctccacaTCCATGCTCGCCAG TAAGTCGGTGTACTTCTCGCTGTCTGAGCAACCGTATGAAGAGTTTGGGGCCGTGCAGACCAGGGACGTACACCCTCACTCAGAGGGAGAGTGGTCCCCCTCAGAGAGCAG tgtGTTCTACAGTCGTCCTTCCTCCCCCAAGAGTGACTCCGAGCTGCTGGTGAAGCCTCAGGAGTCCTCAGGGCCTCAGATGCAGTGGAACTGGGGTGGCTTTCCAAAG ATGTGTTTGGCGGAGAGGGGGACGGTGGAAGTGCAGCGCGTCTCCCCTGGTATCCACTGCTCGGACAGCTCCCACTTCCGCACCATCCAGTGGCAGGACTCCTTCGACATGGGCCAGGAGCCCGATTTCAGCTGTGGCCGAGCGAACAGTAGCGTAACTGTGGTGGTCAGGCCCAAGCCCAGGACAGGACCACCGGTCCCACCCACAGAGACTTCCCCCATAGACCTGGAGAGAACCTCTAAGAGAAGCTCCAGCCCATATCACCCCACCGCAGAGCCACTGACTTTAGCATCATTAGCGATGGCTAGCATGGACTCTTCCCAGGCTCCAGGGCATACAAAAAAGCTGCCCCAAGTAGAGACCCTGcaggcaggggaggagggagccAAGGAGTCTGCATCCAACCTGGAGCTGAAAGAGGCAAGATCCTCCCTGGCTAACATAGTTAGCATTGCTAATGGAGGAAATACTGATAGCGTAGCTAGTGAAGGAAGCATAGGTGATGTTGAATGTGTAGCTAACACAGTTAGCCTAATTGAAAAAGACTGCATAGACACACCTATCCCACCCCAAAAGGGTAGCAAAGCTTGCACAGACAGACTAGCTAGCAACAGGATAGATACTTTAGCAAACACTGCTAGCTTACCTGACACTGCTAGCTTAGCCAATGCAGCAGGTACCAACATTGTCACAGAGTCTCTCGATAGGATAGAACACCCAGACCAGGACAGTGCCTTACCAGAAACCAATGGACAGGGGTTTGCAGAAGGAGTTATCGTGAGTGAGTGCAACAGCGGGATCAAGCCCTGCaccgagggaggggaggagatggagatcaAATCTGTTATGACGGACAGAGCCCCAGAGGGCTCCCTGACCAATCAGGCTGCGGAGAGTATTGGAGTGACAGACATGGAAGCCACTGAGGCTCTGGGGGAGGAGCATTCTGGCTCAGCAGTCACAACGGGCAAAGCAGAGCACAGAGACAAGAAGAAAG GTAAACGCAGTCAGCACCTAGGACCCTCCGACATCTACCTGGACGACCTGTCTAACCTTGACCCAGAGGTGGCAGCTCTCTACTTCCCGCCTAAAGG TGAGACAGAAGGGAGCTCGCGGCAGGGTGCTGAGCAAGGGTCTGGGTCTGGTAACCAGTCTCCCCAGTCGGTGGGCAGCGGGGCCATGGACAGCGGAACAGAGTACCTGTCGGACTCCACCTCCGACCACATGGATGTCAGCATGTCCCTCTGCGGCCGCACCGGCCACACCAGCCAAATcaacaaag ATAAGTTTATGGAACAAGTTGTGAACTACCAAGATTTGGTGAGCAACCCTGGACTTATCGAAGATCCAAATCTGGTTATCTGCATCAACTCAAA GTACTATAACTGGGCAGTAGCTGCCCCTATGGTCCTGTCAATGCAAGTCTTTCAAAAGAATCTACCAAAG AGTGCCATTGACCAGCTGGTGAAGGATAAGATGCCCAAAAAGTCTGGCCGCTGGTGGTTCTCCTGGAGGAGGAAGGACATGGACACTAACCCAAACCAG CCTGGAGAGAATTCCAAGCAGGATCAAGAGAAGGCACAAGCAGAGACTGAAGAAGCCTCAACCTCTGTTTCCGGTCACTCAACAACGATACT GGCCACTCTCGATGACCTGACAAGCGACGAGGAGGCGGGCCTGGGCCGAGATGGCAGCCTATCATCAGAGACCTCCGAGACCATGACCACCGCCCAGTGTTTCAGCCAGATGTACCGGAAGTCCCTACGCCTCACTTCCGATCAGATA GAGCGGTTGAACCTGCGGGAAGGGGCCAACAAGGTGGTGTTCAGCGTGACCACTCAGTACCAGGGCACCTGTCGCTGCGAGGCCGCCATCTACCTGTGGAACTGGGACGACCGCGTCGTCATCTCAGACATCGACGGAACCATCACCAA GTCTGATGCTCTTGGGCATATCCTACCTCAGCTGGGGAAAGACTGGACGCACCAGGGCATCGCCCGACTGTACCACAAAATCCACCA gaACGGCTACAAGTTCCTGTACTGTTCAGCGCGGGCCATCGGCATGGCCGATATCACCAAGGGCTACCTGCAGTGGGTGAACGACAAAGGCACCGTCCTCCCCAAGGGCCCTGTTCTGCTGGCCCCCAGCAGTTTCTTCTCTGCCCTGCacagagaggtggtggagaaaaAGCCTGAGGTGTTTAAGGTTGCCTGCCTTACCGACATCCGAGATCTGTTCAACCCCCAGAGGCAGCCCTTCTACGCAGCCTTCGGTAACAGGACCAAT GATGCCTATGCCTATAAGAAGGTGGGTGTCCCTGACACCAGGATCTTCACTGTGAACCCCAAAGGAGAGCTCATTCAAGAGAAGACCAAAGGGAACAAGTCATC gtacacacacctcggCGAGCTGGTGGAGCACTTCTTCCCTGAGATCTCCAAGGATGGGACTTCATCCTCCTTCCACTGCCCTGAGTACAGCCACTTTTCCTACTGGAGAGAGCCCCTACCACCACTGGACATGTCCTCActggactag